Below is a genomic region from Scheffersomyces stipitis CBS 6054 chromosome 8, complete sequence.
CAAGCGTCTGCCCCTTCCGTTTGTATGTATACTTTCCACAACACTTCCAACGACATGACATGCATAGATTTCAACGAGGATTCCAATATGATAGCTGCTGGATTCCAGGACAGTTTCATAAAGTTGTGGAGTTTAGATGGAAGACCACTTAAATCTGTATTTAAGAGAGATCGCTACAACTCTGACAACACCCGTAAGCTCATTGGCCATAGTGGTCCTGTTTATAGCGTGTCATTCTCACCAGACAACAGATACCTTTTATCTGGTTCAGAGGATAAAACAGTGCGACTCTGGTCGCTTGACTCTTACACAGCTCTTGTATCATACAAGGGACATAACCAGCCTATTTGGGATGTCAAATTCTCACCATTGGGCCACTACTTCGCTACAGCTTCTCACGATCAAACTGCCAGGTTGTGGGCTACAGACCATATCTATCCCTTGAGGATATTTGCTGGCCATATCAATGACGTGGACTGCGTAGAATTCCACCCTAACTCTAACTACGTGTTCACTGGTTCGTCTGACAAGACATGTAGAATGTGGGACGTACAGACTGGTAACTGCGTCAGAGTGTTTATGGGCCACACTGGGCCTGTGAACTGCATGGCAGTTTCTCCAGACGGTAGATGGCTAGCCAGTGCTGGCGAAGACAGTGTAGTCAACATCTGGGACGCTGGAACTGGCAGACGtttgaagacaatgaaGGGTCATGGCCGTTCTTCTATCTACTCTTTGTCCTTTTCTAGAGATGGTGGTGTCTTGGTTAGTGGAGGTGCCGATAATACTGTGAGAGTATGGGATGTCAAGAGAGACACAAATGATGCTGGACCGGAGCCAGAGATGTTTTCATCTGTAGAAAATGGCTCCAGCAATGGCTCTGATCCAGAAGCTGCCAGAGCCAAAGCTGTAGATAAGGTCAATAAGAAGGAAATCATAGCGACTAGCGACCATATGACGGCTTACTTCACTAAGAAAACTCCCGTGTACAAGGTCCATttcacaagaagaaacttgtGTCTTGCTGGTGGAGCATTCATGAGTTAGTATAAAAATTACATTGTCTGTATTATTACATATAAATGAAGTCATTTATAAAaccaagaaagagagtAGAATATGAATGTAGTTTTATATCGAACAAGTAATCACTTCAGAAGTCTTAAACTTTGCCAGATGAATTTGATGACTTGATGACGAGCAGATAGACGACACCAATATCATTCTAGTTTGCGATAGGTGGAACCTGGAAATTGTGGCACGAAacaattcaacttctctgaACTTTGCCTAGTATCAATTTCTAGAGTTGACCTTCTACAAGATTTGAATCTagctcttttcttcaaattttttCTCATGAATTTCATTCATGAAGACTTTATCTACTTTTTAATCATTTCGATTATATAATATACTCCAATCAGATCTATTTCCAAGTGTATAATTCTTGACGATTCATTCTCTGACCCACGGTCATTTCGCAGTCGGTGGAACTCTGCAATTTGAACATTTTTTTCGCAGACAAAATCTCGTCAGAAAATGCAAAAATTTTCCAGACCGTCGCCATTCCTGGCTTACAAAGACTCGCTTGAATTATAGtgcaaaaataaaatatATAGACATCCTTCTAAGGTATAGCATCTGGTAGAAGGTCATCGTGAATGGTCCCCACCTGCCTAATTAGGCGAAGGTGATCAGAATAGTGCCCGTTCTTTATACTAGAAAGAGATTATACAGTGCCGCATTGCCTAAATAGGAATTAAATTTGCACAAATGTTGCAACCGGTACCGTATTTCTCGGTCGTGTACAGGAAGTCAATAACCCCAGCTTACTATAAATACTTTGCCAGCTGCTCGAGGAAGTGAAATTTGGTGAAAATTCTCTTTCTATTCATTAATTCATTAACCAACCTAATCATTACAGCTTCTCGTCAAATATGAAGTCCTCTACCTCTGCCATCGCCGCCGCTGCCGTTGTTTTATATGCTGCTTCCGCCCAAGCTGCTGATGCTTCTGATGTTTCCTTCTTAACAGCCTTTGTAGGTGACTTCAAGGCTCATCCCAAAGATTACCTCAACTTCTTACAAACCGCAAGTTTTCCACCAGAAGTCACTTCTTTGGCTGCCCAAGTAGGCACCTATACTGATCAATCATACACAACCTTGTTGGACGATCCAAATGTGAATGTGTCTGAGTTGAAGGATTTCGCTACAGAATTGCCATGGTACACCAGAATAGAAGCTGAAGTCGGTACTGCTGCTAAGACTTCTGCTGCAGAGACCAGCAAGGAAACCAGTGCTCACTCAGAAACTTCTGGAGCCACAACTACGAGACTGACCAGCACTGCTGAACTGTCTacttctgcaacttctACTAGTACTGAAAATGCTGGTAACGTTGCCAAAATTGCTCCTGTTGGTGCTGCCTTGGGTCTTGCTGTTCTTGCCATGTTCTAAGCAGATTATTAATAGCTCATAGTCCACGAGCTGAACTTGTGTAGTAATTGTTTAAGCTCCACGCTTTTTACGCTTGTCTAAGCAGATGGCATAGCCACAAACGAACCTCCAAGATGATTACGACCCCAAAATGTTACTAGCCCTGGCAATCAGGTGCACCCCCTTCATCACCTGATACCCCACTCGTCATAAAACACATTTATTTAACTTTTCAAATATATCTGTACATTATAAATCTCATTGTTCTCATATTTGTTCTGGATGACGTTGACGTAGAAATAGAATCTGCCCGTAGCTTCCATCCTCTGGCTCATTATTAATTCCCGAATAGGCAATTTGTTGATCCATGCAGGCCCTAGCAGCTGCAAGCTTCAGCACAGCCGACTTGGATGGAGATGGTCTAGTTTAGACAGCTGAAACGAACAGTGGGGAATGCTTGAAACAAACTCCAATGTTGTACAGTGAAGCATCGACGTCGGCCCGAGGGTATCTTGACGGGTCCTGGAAATTTATTGGCCGCAGTTTTCTGAAAGTGTCCTCTCTACCGAAAATCTTTGGGTGTAAATTGTCGTTAGCTTGTAGAACTGCTTCAACTTTGTATTAGCTTTTCAATATATGTTGGAGTTTGCAAAGACAATATAATGACGTAATAAAACAAATATTTATTCGTTTGGTCCAAATTCTATCTTCCTCTTTTTCGCAACCGATCAGCAATAGCCCGTAAGATCAAAGTGGGTTCTTTTTcgaacaagttgaaagacAGTTCACTGAATGTTGATTACAATCTAGAATTATTTCCAAGTGTATGGTTTGCACTCTCGCCCAACATCGGCAAGGACAACATTACTTTCTAAGAACTACGAAAGAGTTGTATGAGTGTAACGGCTACATTAGATAGAGATTTGTCACCAAGCTTTCGCATGCCAACGCAAATACTGTGATAAatacaagaacttgagaGTACTTTCCTTAAGACCGACTAGTATCTTACCCCGTTTTAGGTTCTGAATTTAACAGCAGCATCGGCGAAATAACATTAAATTATGCTAAAGATGACAAATTTTGTCCTAAAAATGGTGTTAGTGTAGCAGATTAAGGTACTTCCACGTTGGAGGCTAAAATTAGTTATTTGTGGAAGTGCCGTGGTGTCTTCCATAAAATCAAATTTATCTGAAAGTGAGAATGACAATCATCGACAGAAGAGCGACTGGGATATGAATGTATGAAGCTCACTAAGCTCATCTTCATTTATGCTGCTTCGCTCGCAGATGattggctgcgaaatttttTTATATTATTTTTTAATAGCATTTTCTATGCTTGATAACCATTTGCGACTTTTAGAATTAAGTATTATTAGTGATATTCATATAGCAGCTTAAACTAAACTAAAGAATGCTACATGAAATAAAATCTACTAGTGCCATAGACTTAGCTgtctattttcaatttataGAACTAGATACTCTCCTCTGTCTGTGATATCGGAGCCGTGATatacaagatcaagaattgaagattccaGAGAAAGTTGTCTAAGCAATCATTAGGGATATTGTTGGATATCTTGCTTTCACGTGAATCGTGCTTGAACTCGTCATAGACATCGGTAACGTTGTTAATCAACTGTACAAggttcttgttgagaagaTTGAGTCCATGCTCGAAATCATAGTTCTGCAAATCGTACTTGCGTCCAGACCCAGAGAGTTCTCCTGAGACTTTCTCAGTCTTGGAATGGTCGTAGTATAATGTGTATGCAATGGGTTTTGTTTCATCTATATTGGAGCCAGTGTCCCGCTGGACTCTTGTCGGAACCGTGCTCGCAGATACCGAGGATATGGGATCTATTATAATACTTCTGTTTCCGTCGGAAACCATCTCGTATTTTAGATGCAAATTTGTGATATGTGCCAAGCAAGTAATGACTTGAACTATGTATGACAATCCAGCATTGACCTGTTCGATGTTAAACGCATGGCTATCGTGTTCATTGTCGAATGTTGGTGAATAATTAAAGTTCTTAAGATTCTTTTTGTTGTAGTAGCAAACTTCTAAAAGCTCCTTGATGGATGAGGGGAATTCCATACCCATTATAGCGAACTTTACactattgttgatgttgtagATGGGTATTATTTCCTGAATAACCTTAGTGGTTAGTTGCAACTCTTCAATTAGTGAAGGATATACGTTGTTTTCTAGCGATTCCTTGATAGGTTCCAACTCCGattccaagaaatcaagcTGGTTACTGCCCATGTCCAAGACCGAGTTGAGTTTATCACTTGAGAGCTCCTTTATCTGATTGATTTTAATCTTGGTATTGTATATGTCCGAAGACAAGCTGTCATTTATAGCTTTCTGCTTATTAATAGATTGTTCTAAAACCTGGTTGCGGTTGTGTAGTTTTCCTAGCACcattttgatgttgtctACGTTTGTCTCGTCGTAGAAGGATTCTACGTGTTTGTCTATGAGAGACAGTAGTTTATGTTTCGTGTGTTTCAACTCATccaaagaattggaaagatTGTTCAACGAACGTAAGGAGTCAAAGTCGTACGATTTCAGAACATTCTGTCTATCTGTTGAATTTAATCTTTGTGTTGTACTGAGACTTCTAATTTTCGCTACGGCTACCCTGAGTGAATTGGGCATGACATAGGCTTTTTCATTGAGGTACAATATTATGGAATTCGTTCGAAAATAATCCTCGGTGTTGTGAAGGGACTTTCCAACGTATATGagctttttcaaatctatTCTATTCTCAGAAAGTAAGTGCCATTCTGTATTTGTGTTTGAGTTCGGAAGTTTAGAGTACACTGGTTTACACCATATCTTGACAATGAAGTTGGCAGAGTTGGAGGAAGCGGCCGTATAGGGAAGTGAAATTGCCAGGAAGTTGGGATTCATATTGGTTTCTCTGATTTCGCTGATGTAAACTAATTTTTCGTCGTTTTCACGTTTTCCTGGTAGATGCAAAGTGATGAAAGAATCGAGCAATTTTCGATTGTTCAAAGTTAGAAGCTCTGAATAGCTTCCCGGGAGATCTAATGGAGGCAAACCTCTCATGAGTGAGCCTCTTCGAGAATGCTCATCACGTTTTGATGGCGAAGTTTTAGATATCCATTCTGTACTGAAGTTTGTAGGAACGGATACTCTGTTAGGAGTATGGGCTACTAGGTCGTACGACAAATAGAGATTACGGAGTGAAATGGATTGCAAATGTCGCAAGCGGGCATCACTGGAACTGTTCATGGGGAATAGAAAGCATTGGCATGTGGATCAAGGAAAAATGGTAGGCAAAGCGAAGAGAAGGTGGAGTTGTAGATAATGCTAAAGCTAGATACGAGATACGGGTGCTGATAGTTAAGGATGTCGTACTGAGTATGGAGATATGTCGCACTTGGATTACAGCTAGAATGTCGCGTGGAGATGACTTGGACTCCTACGGAGGTGATATCTAGAGAGATTATGGTAGTGGAGTTAGGGCAATTAGATCAGCTTAGTTTCGCTTAAAGGTGCTGCTTATTCTACCAGTATCAATTGTGTCAATTGTGCCAGTAGTGCCAATAATGCCATACTCCATACTGCTCAATCTTTctgttgaaattgcaaCTTTTCAATCTGAATTTTTTGTAAGCCATTTCTCGTAAATCTCATCAAATTTCTACTTCCTTACCAACAAATTCGTAGAAAATACCACTCAAATTCCTTGACCAGTATCATTAAAACGACAGGAAATACAATATTATCttctctgaaaaattctgcTTCACAAAAAACGACTGCACACAGAACATCACCCTATCCCCACATTCCAGCCGTGGAGTATTCCAATTGATGATATCTGTTCAAATAAGTAAAGCGTTCGTAGCTTCTCTCAAGAGCCAATTCACGAATCAATTGAAACAACCCGACAATCCATCCGTGTTCAGCAAAGTGCAGTTTGTTGGTTCCATATCTTGCTACAAGAAGCTTCTCTTCCATTTCTGTGTCTGCCACGCTCGCTATTGttccatttttcactgcAGCCACCCCAGTATTGTGGATGCGAAAAAACGGCTCCTATTCAGGTGAAATATGTCCCTAGACAAAGATAAGAAGTCCGGAAGCTTGTTTGGAAATAGGCTTTCGTCTATACTAAATAAACACGGTGGACATGGCACGAATCCTGCGGCTCCTAACCATATCTCTCCCGCGACAGGGAAGTCTCACAGAGCCAGCAGTTCTCTGCCTAAACCTGTCGCTAGCGTATCTAGATCCAGCCCTGGGAAAAGTGCACATAGCGAGAGCCGAAGCGAAGTTAGCGACGCTCATCGTACGATGGTAATGCCAAGGGTTGAGAGTGCGGAACCGGCTGCGAGAACTGGCGGAGGcttcaagaaacagaataGCTACAACATCAATACAGTCAACACAATGAACAATGAAATATATAATTACAGAGACGAAGATGGTCCCAAGTGTCCTACAAAGCGACAATTCAGCAATCAATACGACCACGACAGTCTCCATCCATTTAGCCCTGGCACACCTCTGAAACAAGTCCTCACTACAGAGCATTCCGCGCACGGCGGTGCGGCTCAAGTTGTCGCTACCGGCACAAATATCAATAGGCCAGAAACAAATATCGATACCAAAGActacttttcttcactaACTTCAGGCCAACAACTGACACAACTCGCTGTAGATCTAACAATGAGTGGCAGTCTCACGCTGCCCCACGGCGTTACCCGTAATTCAACGAAACTTCACCGAAAACCCCCGCCTTCGCTTTCTTTTGATGAGACCAGTGAACTAGATGAGTTGTACTTTGGCACTAAACCGCAGACCAACGCTACAATTGAAACCAATGAAGTCACAAGACAGACGGACGTGCTGCCCCCAGTTCCAGAACACAAAATCTCTGATTCTAGCTCTCCTAGCGACCAATCTCACAAAGGCATAGACGACTTGATCgacaatcttgaagatgagatTGACAACTTTCTCAGcttggaaaagaacaattccAGCAAAAATAAAGGCAGTAACATAAACAGGGATACCACCAGAGACAACGAAATCAAAAGAAGTGGCGATATTAATGGCGGCAGTAGCTCCAGCAGCATTGCTCATGACGATTTTCAGTATCTGACAGATAATGCAAGTTCTGCCAGCATAGTACACCAGCTTCGTATCGCGCGATCTCCTCCTTTAATGGCACTTTCTAGCTTCACTACAGGTTCGTCTAATGAACCAAACGAACACACCGAGCCTTTTGCGAGCGAGTCTGCTTATACTGACTTTGAAGCCATTCTGCCATACAAAATTAACAAGCTGGTATCTCCAGGATACTCTTCAGACCCTCCATACCCAGTAGAAGCATCACCAAATACATCATCAGCTAACGACTCATTCGAGCACGCTCCCAGCATTGTAAACAATAATGTTCTCGTCGATAATctcgatttttcactgcAAGAGTTTGCAAATGACATTCTGCCAGAACCTCACCATTCCGCTGAGTATTCCCTCAGTTCAAGTCCGGCCTCGGGAAACATCTTGGAAGCAGCCATAACTGCCGGACTGACTCCAAGTCTAGACTCGGATGGACCAGCCATATCAACTCCACAGAGAAGATCTCATTCTTCAGGTATAGCGCCTGTCTCTACGAACTCTAGTAATGATAGCGCAAGAAGTATGTCAAATAGCCAAGTGGTGAATCCCGCACTTACGAGATCACCCCTAACGCCGTCTCTGACATTCTCTCGAGTGCCAGTGAAACCATCTGGCTCTCAAGTATTAGATACGATATTCAGTGGTAATGCCGATACTGCTTTAGCCACATCTCGTACAGTGACTACGATGGCTTCTAGTGCTTCTACAGCCATGAGACATAGACACTCGAGTTCCATGAGTTCGATTAGAAGCTCCAATTCatacaaaaatatcaatttgtcaactttgaagaagggCTTACAATTGAAACCGGGTGAAGGAGAACGCTCCAACTATGTCTTATCCATACGAAGAAGCGGTGGAACAGCTTTTAACGAGACTGGTCCCGGTAAATGGAAATTGCCCACAGGTATCCAGCCCGTTGACAAACACGTGTCTGGAGTTAATGGCAGATTCATGAAGTCAGGTATTAACTATGGCAGATTAAAGAAGGGAGGAAGTGGTGTAGAGTTAAAACATGGCCATTTACAACCTCGTTTGCttgcttctgaaattgaCGACAGAGACGACCTAGCCATAACATTAGAACAAAGTTTGGTAGGCAGCGGGAGTAATGGACTCAGTaaaacaacaacaacttccgATGTCAAGAGCTCCGATTCCAGTATAGCAGCGCCTTCTACTTCTAACTCTATATCGGCGCAAAACTCTCTCAAGCGGTCTACCACAGAAGCTTCGTATGCTGCAGGAGATTCTCTCAGCACAACTACCGAATCCACGAGCGAACTGAAGAGATCATCcgtttcttcagattcttctggaagtctAGATGAGATTGGTGGTTTCTACCAGCATCGTGGGTACAAATATAATGATCAGGATGATTGTGgggaagacgaagaaaatgatacAGAGGTGGAAACCAACGGTATAGGCTCAGAAAAGTTCCGTCCAATTATtgatgaggaagaagaggaacgGCCACGGTTGGTTTTGGCAAATCCCGATTATTCAAGCGATAGTGAGTAAAATAATGAATAGAATGTGGAAAATTTTGGAGGGAGTAATGAATATATTAATTTAGTAGTGcgatttcgcagccattctTACTCGATTTAAAATATAATATGAACAAATAATTAGAAATGACTGTAGTAAAAAAAGATGGCGATACATTAAAAAGGCCTCAGTTCATACGTGAACTTTCCAGTAAAATATACATTAGGACACTCCTATAGATTTATGTCATATGTGTACCTAACTGAGTCTATGTGAAAATCAATTCAACatattcacgtgacctTCGTGCCTCTACCGATCGAAACCAACACGTCGACtaaacaacaataatagatatatggaaatttcaatttttcactcccTAGCAATCGCAGGCTTTGATCCTTTCCATTCAAATTCACCAATTGAATATCAAAATGTCTGAGTCTGGATACACATTGATCTACGACCCCAATGCGGCGTCCAAGACCTCAGTCAATGAGTTCAAAACTCTCCTcgaaaaaggaaaagatgaAGCCAAGGTTGAGGccatgaagaagatcttgattctgattctcaACGGTGACCCCATGCCCGATTTGTTGATGCACATCATCAGATTTGTGATGCCCTCCAAAaacaaggagttgaagaagttgctcTACCACTATTGGGAAGTTTGTCCCAAGATGGACGATCAGGGCAAAATGAGACACGAGATGATTCTTGTTTGTAACGCTATACAGAGAGATTTACAACATCCTAACGAGTACATCCGTGGAAATACGTTGAGGTACttgacgaagttgaaggaggcagaattgttggaaactTTGGTACCAAATGTCCGCCAGTGTCTTGAACACAGACACGCCTATGTGAGAAAGAATGCTGTGTTTGCGCTTCATTCCATCCACAAGGTCAACGACCATTTGGTTCCCGATGCGGACGAGCTTATCTACAAGTTTTTGTATGAGGAAAGTGACTCGGTTTGTAAGAGAAATGCTTTTGTCTGTCTTGGAGACTTGAACAGAGACGCATCCTTACAGTATATCCAAGATAACATTTCCATTATCGAGACGTTGGATCCGTTGTTACAGCTTGCCTTCATCGAGTTCATCCGTAAGGATTCGGTCCAGAACCCAGTGTTGAAGTCTCAGTACACGAACTTGGTGACAGATATCATTGAAAGTTCTTCCAACGTAGTTGTATACGAAGCAGCCAATGCCTTGACGGTCTTGTCCAACAATCCACAGTCTATCTTGTTGGCTGGTAGCAAGTACGTCGAGTTGGCCACCAAAGAAGCTGACAATAATGTCAAGATCATCACTCTTGAGAGAATTAACGACCTCCACAAAAAGAACCCGggtgttcttcaagagttATCTTTGGAAATCTTGAGAGTATTATCATCGCAAGACTTAGACGTACGTAAAAAGGCTCTTGACGTTACTTTGCAGTTCGTTACCAGCAGAAATGTAGAAGATGTggtgaagttgttgaagactGAGTTGCAGAGAACTTCGTCGGCTAATGAAGATAAGAGCGCTGAATACAGACAATTATTGATCAACGCCATCCACCAATTGGCCATCAAATTTGTCgaagttgcagccaacGTCATagatttgttgttggagtcCATGAGTGACTTAAACACCACTGCTGCTTACGAAGTTATCACTTTTGTTAAAGAAGTCGTGGAAAAGTTCCCAGACTTGAGAAAGACCATAATAACCCGGTTGATCAGCGTGTTGCCTTCTATCAAAAGTGGAAAGGTCTTCCGTGGAGCATTCTGGATTATTGGTGAATatgctcttgaagaaagctTAGTTCAAGAAGCATGGAAATACATTAGATCTAGCATTGGAGAGGTTCCTATTGTAGCCAGTGAAAAGAGAGCTGCCGAAGGAAATGCCCcagatgtagaagaataCTCCAACGGATCTACTGAACATACAAAGAAGGGACCTGTAGTTTTGCCCGATGGTACCTATGCTACTGAAAGTGCTTTGACTGCTGAAGTAAAGGATACCAGCAACGATGAGAAGCCTCCAGTTCGTAAACATATCTTGGACGGAGACTTTTATCTTGCTGCCGTGTTGTCCTCTACTTTGGTCAAATTGGTTTTGAGATTACATCGTTTGAAGGCTCTGCAATCGGTGTTGAATGCTTCTAAGGCTGAGGCTTTATTGATTATGGTTTCGATCTTGAGAGCAGGTGAGAGTTCATATGTAGCCAAGAAGATCGATGAAGACTCAGCTGATCGTATTCTCTCATACATCAAGGTattgaatgaagaagatgatttGGAATTAATCCTGGCCGGGTTCTTGGACGAAACCAAAGATGCCTTCACTGCCCAGATTCAGAGCGCCGAGCTCAAGAAGGCAGAAGAGCAAGCCAGAGATTTCCACGAAAACGCTGAGCAGGTGGACGGTTCTATTGTTTTCAGACAATTCGACAAGGATAATGCTGCCAAGAgtgctgctgttgatgaTGTATCATTGGCAAGTGGTAGTGCAttaaagaaggaagacttGTCGTCCAGATTAAACAAGATCTTACAATTGACAGGATTCTCTGATCCAATCTATGCCGAAGCCTTTGTCAAGGTTCACCAATACGACGTCACCTTGGATGTCTTGTTGGTTAACCAAACCACTGCTACGTTGCGTAACTTGTCAATTGAGTTTGCTACTCTTGGTGATTTGAAGGTTGTGGACAAGCCTGCTACAGCCAACGTAGGTCCACATGGATTCTACAAAATTCAAACCACAGTGAAGGTCACCTCAGCAGACACTGGTGTCATCTTTGGTAACATTGTCTACGATGGCCAACACTCTGATGAGTCTACCATTGTGATCTTGAACGACGTTCATGTGGATATCATGGATTATATTAAGCCTGCCACTTGTTCTGAAAGCCAGTTCCGTAAGATGTGGAACGAATTCGAATGGGAAAACAAGATCACCATCAAGTCACAGATTCCTACTTTGAAGGAATACTTGGACGAATTGATGAAGGGCACCAACATGAACTGTTTAACTCCCGGTGCTGTCATAGGAGAAGAATGCCAGTTCTTGTCTGCTAACTTGTACTCTCGCTCATCGTTTGGTGAAGATgccttggccaacttgTGTATTGAAAAGCAGAGTGACGGTCCAATAATTGGCCATGTTAGAATAAGATCCAAGGGTCAGGGTTTGGCATTGTCGTTGGGTGACAGAGTTGCATCAATTTCCCGTAAAAACAAGCCAGCAAGTGTGATCAAGGTCTAAAACATTTATTTCGTTTTATTGTATTCACTAAATGTATAGTGTATAATCAAAACTTCATATACAAATCATTTACATATATTATATTAAGAAGAATTTTCACCAAAACTAATCTAATACATAAGGGTAGCATACTCTTCAAAATATAGAATAGATGCAAATCAAAAAGTATAAGTACGATTCACTATTGATTGTATTATGCTGTGCCAGCCAATATCTCTTGCATTACTGCAGACCCATTTTGAGTTGTTCAGCACCAGACGTAGTACACAATTGGAATTAAGAATACTTTTTCACCAAGCAGGCCGTTCAGCTGttagaaattgaaacagACGAATCTCGCGTGTATCATTTAAATCAAAGGACAACTTTGTACACGAAGATTTGGATAGCAGTATTCGACTTGaaaccaaattgaaaatctgaATTTCTGCATTTAATGACAAATAAGTTTAGTATTTCGTAGCCCAATATGCAAACAAGACAGAAAAAAGTAGAGGGACCAATTGCAATAAGACGAGCTTTCCCAAGTATGATGAAGCACAGCCATTGAACAATGAACTGATTGTACTGTTCACTCCCGTCTTCTCAAACACATAATAGAAATATGCAATAAACAAGAGAGGAAACAAGACGGTTATGTATACACCGATGACAACGCCAGTAGTAGCCTTGATGTAGTGGTCGGTGATCTCATTGAGACCCAATATAGTGGTGGAACTCATTGCTGAAAAAGCAAATCAGAGAATACTATATAAATGATAAGAGAGAAGAGACAAACTCCAATGTATATAGCAGAAAAATATTGATAGACAACCAACTTGGTAAATTTTCGCCAGGAGTCGTGCGAtattctccagaagaagtagacTCTCGTATCCAATTATTCACTAGCAGTAATAATAATTTTGGGGACGAATAGTGCATGATGCTGGAGTATGCAGAATGCACTGGGGTCGAATTACCATACGTAGTACTTATTATCTGAAATTCGTAATAAATAAAAGGATGAGAAATAGTATCCAGTGATAAATCTGTGTAAAA
It encodes:
- a CDS encoding predicted protein translates to MKSSTSAIAAAAVVLYAASAQAADASDVSFLTAFVGDFKAHPKDYLNFLQTASFPPEVTSLAAQVGTYTDQSYTTLLDDPNVNVSELKDFATELPWYTRIEAEVGTAAKTSAAETSKETSAHSETSGATTTRSTSTAESSTSATSTSTENAGNVAKIAPVGAALGLAVLAMF
- a CDS encoding predicted protein; the protein is MNPNFSAISLPYTAASSNSANFIVKIWCKPVYSKLPNSNTNTEWHLLSENRIDLKKLIYVGKSLHNTEDYFRTNSIILYLNEKAYVMPNSLRVAVAKIRSLSTTQRLNSTDRQNVSKSYDFDSLRSLNNLSNSLDELKHTKHKLSSLIDKHVESFYDETNVDNIKMVLGKLHNRNQVLEQSINKQKAINDSLSSDIYNTKIKINQIKELSSDKLNSVLDMGSNQLDFLESELEPIKESLENNVYPSLIEELQLTTKVIQEIIPIYNINNSVKFAIMGMEFPSSIKELLEVCYYNKKNLKNFNYSPTFDNEHDSHAFNIEQVNAGLSYIVQVITCLAHITNLHLKYEMVSDGNRNETKPIAYTLYYDHSKTEKVSGELSGSGRKYDLQNYDFEHGLNLLNKNLVQLINNVTDVYDEFKHDSRESKISNNIPNDCLDNFLWNLQFLILYITAPISQTEESI
- a CDS encoding coatomer beta subunit, with product MSESGYTLIYDPNAASKTSVNEFKTLLEKGKDEAKVEAMKKILISILNGDPMPDLLMHIIRFVMPSKNKELKKLLYHYWEVCPKMDDQGKMRHEMILVCNAIQRDLQHPNEYIRGNTLRYLTKLKEAELLETLVPNVRQCLEHRHAYVRKNAVFALHSIHKVNDHLVPDADELIYKFLYEESDSVCKRNAFVCLGDLNRDASLQYIQDNISIIETLDPLLQLAFIEFIRKDSVQNPVLKSQYTNLVTDIIESSSNVVVYEAANALTVLSNNPQSILLAGSKYVELATKEADNNVKIITLERINDLHKKNPGVLQELSLEILRVLSSQDLDVRKKALDVTLQFVTSRNVEDVVKLLKTELQRTSSANEDKSAEYRQLLINAIHQLAIKFVEVAANVIDLLLESMSDLNTTAAYEVITFVKEVVEKFPDLRKTIITRLISVLPSIKSGKVFRGAFWIIGEYALEESLVQEAWKYIRSSIGEVPIVASEKRAAEGNAPDVEEYSNGSTEHTKKGPVVLPDGTYATESALTAEVKDTSNDEKPPVRKHILDGDFYLAAVLSSTLVKLVLRLHRLKASQSVLNASKAEALLIMVSILRAGESSYVAKKIDEDSADRILSYIKVLNEEDDLELISAGFLDETKDAFTAQIQSAELKKAEEQARDFHENAEQVDGSIVFRQFDKDNAAKSAAVDDVSLASGSALKKEDLSSRLNKILQLTGFSDPIYAEAFVKVHQYDVTLDVLLVNQTTATLRNLSIEFATLGDLKVVDKPATANVGPHGFYKIQTTVKVTSADTGVIFGNIVYDGQHSDESTIVILNDVHVDIMDYIKPATCSESQFRKMWNEFEWENKITIKSQIPTLKEYLDELMKGTNMNCLTPGAVIGEECQFLSANLYSRSSFGEDALANLCIEKQSDGPIIGHVRIRSKGQGLALSLGDRVASISRKNKPASVIKV